The sequence TCCGCCCCGCGATTCGCCGGACCCGGCCACCTTTATAATCAGCTCCAGCGCCTGCGCCGCCTCCTGCTCGTCACGGTGCCTGTAGACTTCGAGATACCTGCTGCCGAAAGCTTCCTCGTACCAGTTCATCCGCCCATCCGCTCATCAGGATGAATACTCAACCCTCGCCCGGCGGGACCCACGCCACCAAACCGTCAATATCAGGCCAGGCGGGTGATGGCAGAAAATGGAGATGGCTGCGGCAGGGGCAGTCAGAACTGCCGAAACCCGCTGCCGGAACCCCGGCTCCCGGCAGAGCGCCTGCGGCCTCGCTGAGGCTGCATTCGGTGACCGCACCCGCCGGAGCGGCCATGAATTCCTTTGCTGTCGCGCAGGAAGCGAGGTAATCGATATGCCAGTGCAGCTTGCCGCTGGACGGGCCGTAGAGGTGACGGTTCAGCCGGGCAGCGAGTCCGCCCATGGCGCTGCCCGCATAGAGATACCATCCCCGGGCAAACCGGAACCTGCCCAGCCTGCCGATCTCCCGCTCAACCTGAGTGTCCAGCCGGAAGCGAAACAGGTAGAGTCCCCTGTCAATTCTACTTGTGATACGGCTCTCCGCGGATTATCGTATTGGCCCTGTAAAGCTGCTCCAGCAGCAGCAGGCGCGCCATCTCGTGGGTCAGGGTCATCCGCGACAGCGCCAGGCGTTGACGGCAGGAGGCCAGCAGGTCAGCGCTCAAACCCAGCGGACCGCCGATCAGAAAGCACACCGACCGGGTTCCGCGCTCAACCAGCCTGCCGAAGCCGGCGGCGAACTTGCGCGACGTCATCACCTGGCCGCGCAGGTCCATGGCCACGGTCCAGGCCCCCGCGGGAATCCTCTCGGCGAGCCTGGCGCTCTCCCGCCCGACCACCAGATCATCCGGCCTGCCACCCGGTTCCTCCTTGACCTCGATAACTTTAACCGCGTGTCCGCAGCGTTCGATCCGGCCGGCGTAGTCATGGCAGAGGGCCGTGAGATTGTTTTCCCTGACCCGTCCGACACAGACAATAACGATCTCCACGTCACTCCTCCCCCGCCCTGCCTGTTCCTGCGCTGATAAAAGGCGGAACTTTTCCACTGGATTTCTGTAGAACATATGACAACCGGCGGGGAGGCCCTGTGCGGATTGATGGGAAAACCCCACTGGGGAATAATTTAAGGGAGCCGCCCGCACCCGTCAACACCCCGAAATTTTTGACTTTAGGTGACGGGGCGCCTATAATTGGCTCGCAGGCCGCCACCATCGGGATGGCAGGGTTAAGGAGGATCGGGGTATAGATGAAATTACCACAGTATGCAACACTCGCCGCGGTACCAGCGCTGATTTGCGCACTGCTGACAGCCATCCTGACTATCTCCGCTCCCCCCGCATACTCCGCTCGGAAAAAAGACCCGGGGTTCTTTGAAGATTTCGACGCGCAATGGCTGTTTTACAAGGGCAACCTCGGCCGCACCGCCTGCAAGAACCCCCTGATCAGCGTCCCGCTCGAACTGGCCTGGAAAAACAATGTCGCCCGCTCGATCGGCTCCACTCCGGGCGCCGGAGGAGAATTCATCTTCATCAGCACCCGCGACCGCAGGATAATAATTCTTGAGCGCAACTCGGGTGAGCGGGTCCAGCGCCGGACATTCAAGGGCGGATTCGGCGGCTCGGTGATAATCGACGGGACCAAGATGTATTTCACTACCCGCTACCCCGACGGGAAAGTTTACGGCACGGATATCAACACCAAGGACGACCATCTGGAGCGCAAGATCGGCGCCTCGGTAGTCAGCCCGATAGTGCACCACGACCGGATATTCGCCTTTACCCAGCTGGGCGAGGTGGTGAGCATGAACACCGAGGCCGGCTTCCAGAACTGGAAGAGCGAGCTCGAGGGCAATATCGAGCACGCCCCGCTCTATATCGATCCTTTCCTGTTCGTCCCCACGATCCGCGGCGGGGTCTACAAACTCGGCTCCTCCACCGGCCGGACAATCGCCGAGTTTAAAACCGACGGCCTGCTGCTGGGCGATCTCAGCTCGGACGACTACTTCCTGTTCACCGCCAGCTCCGATGGGCGCGTTTACTGCCTGGAGCCGGACAGCCTGAAAGTGGAGTGGGAAGTCGATCTGGATCAGCCGCTGTTCAGTGGTCCGATTTATGCAAAGGGATATGTCTACCTCAGCGTAAGAAACGGCAAGGTGCTGAAGCTGGCTGCGCTTGACGGTTCGGAGGTATGGGAGGCGGAGCTGAATGGAATAGCTGTCGCCCCGCCGACCGTAACCGATGAGTACGTATTTACCGGCACCAAGAGCGGCGAGCTTGCGGCATTCGATATCGAGAGCGGGGAAAAGCTGTGGGAGAAGAAAATCGATGAAGGCATCAGTTGCTCCCCGCTGGTGTACATGGACTATGTCTACTATTGCACGGACAGAGGAACGGTCTATGCGTTTCATGCCAAATAAAGTGACTGGGTTCGCCCTGGCCCTGGCCCTGACCGCGGGAACTTTCTCCCTGCTGGCCGCGGCCGAGCCTCCCGCCGTGCTGAGGATTATCCCGGTTCCCGGGCTGCTTCTGGTCGATGGAGACACGGTGGATACCGCGCCGGGCCCCACGGTGGAAATCGAAATCGAGCCGGGTGAGCACGTCCTGCGGTTTTTCCCCTACCATACCGCGGATCAATGGTACCACCGCTACCTGGTCTACCCGTTCAGCGTTGGCAGTGACGGCCGCCGGGAATTCGACCTGACGAGGACAGGCGTTTTCACCTTCCGCACCGACCCCCAGAGCGCCGTGCTGAGCTACCGGGGGCGCTTTCTGGGACGCACGCCCGGGGATTTCATGCTTCTGCTTGATGAAGGAGACTCCGTCCGGGTTACGCTCGAGGGTTACGAGGAGGAAGTCCTGGTTATCGACCGGCTCCACGCCGCCGGCAATACCGACATTTTCATCAGCCTTGACCCGCAGATCGCCAGCTTGAGCCCGGAAGACGATGAGTTGCGCGCATATCAGCATAACTCGCCGATCAGGAAGCTGGTGTCCCCGGACCTGATGATCAGCCTGAGTACCGGAGTGGCGCTGCTGGCGGTGGGCGCATATTTCAACCAGAAAGCCGACGAACATTACGAGCGCTACCAGAAACTCCTCGGACCGTCGGCCCGCGAGCAGGCTTACGACGACGCGAAGCACAACGACAGGCTGAGCAAGGCTTCATTTATTGTCGGAGACGCGGCTCTGGGGATTTTCGGCTACCTGCTGGTGCGGCGCTTTATTTTCCCATCGCAGGAACAGAAAAATGCGGAAGGCAAGCAGCCAAAAGGCCTGTCCATGGAGTTGACAACCCGCAAGGCGCAGTTGTCTTACAGGTTTTGAGCCTCTTGGGCCACGATCCAGTCTGGGAGAGAGCATATTGCAGGTCACGAATATCAATAATTTGAGCCGTCTGGTTTTGCTGGGGCTGGTTGCCTTATGCGCAGCTTGCTCCGACCGTGAACGCACGAACCCGCTCGACCCGGGCAATCCGGACAGAAACCGCGCCAATATCGGGTTCAACGCCTTGGCTGGGAACAACCAGGTCCTGATCGAGTGGAACCGGCTGGATTTTATCGACCTGGCCGGGACCAGGGTCAGGCGGATGGAGGCGGGCAGTACGGATACCGTTACCGTCTCAGATACTACTCTGCCCTTCAGCGCCACCAGGTTTGTCGACAACAGCTCGAAAAACGGCACCACGTACAGTTACCATCTGATGTTCGACGTGGTGGGCAGTAACGAGAAGCCCACAACAGTGCCCGATACGGTCACGCCGGGACCTGTATTCAGTTGGGTGGAGCTGATCGACTACGGAGAGGTGGTTCTGTTCACACCGGATTTCCGCGACGAGGTGGTGAGCCTGGAGGTCAGCTTTTATGACGTTGTCGACATTCAGGTCGGAGCTGTAATCTGGGTTCTCGAAGCAGGCGGGACGATCCACCGCTTCCAGCGCACCGGTGAGCTGATCAGCAGCGGGGATTTGCTTAATGTCAGCGCATTCGTCTTCGACCGTCTCAATGGCGGAGTCTACGTGGCTCTTGCCGGTGAAAGCGGGCTGGTCTACTACTTCCGCGCCAACGGGGACCTGGTCAACTCGAAAGCAACCGACAGCCGGATAACCTCGTTAGCCATCGACGGGATTGCCAACGATTTGTGGTTCGGATCGTCCGATCCGGTGATCGGCAAGCTCAATGTCCGGGCGAGCACCAACTCGTATTCTCAATTTCTCGATCCCGAATTCGACAAGCCGGAACTGGTGGTAACCGCCAGTGGGAAGTCGGGGGTCTGGATCGGCGACCGCGGCAATAACCAGGTGATAAATTTCAATACCACCGGAATTATCTGGACCAAGGGCGGCTTTAGCGCGGTCAACGACA is a genomic window of Candidatus Glassbacteria bacterium containing:
- a CDS encoding DUF123 domain-containing protein; the protein is MGGLAARLNRHLYGPSSGKLHWHIDYLASCATAKEFMAAPAGAVTECSLSEAAGALPGAGVPAAGFGSSDCPCRSHLHFLPSPAWPDIDGLVAWVPPGEG
- a CDS encoding PQQ-binding-like beta-propeller repeat protein — encoded protein: MKLPQYATLAAVPALICALLTAILTISAPPAYSARKKDPGFFEDFDAQWLFYKGNLGRTACKNPLISVPLELAWKNNVARSIGSTPGAGGEFIFISTRDRRIIILERNSGERVQRRTFKGGFGGSVIIDGTKMYFTTRYPDGKVYGTDINTKDDHLERKIGASVVSPIVHHDRIFAFTQLGEVVSMNTEAGFQNWKSELEGNIEHAPLYIDPFLFVPTIRGGVYKLGSSTGRTIAEFKTDGLLLGDLSSDDYFLFTASSDGRVYCLEPDSLKVEWEVDLDQPLFSGPIYAKGYVYLSVRNGKVLKLAALDGSEVWEAELNGIAVAPPTVTDEYVFTGTKSGELAAFDIESGEKLWEKKIDEGISCSPLVYMDYVYYCTDRGTVYAFHAK
- a CDS encoding 23S rRNA (pseudouridine(1915)-N(3))-methyltransferase RlmH, which produces MFYRNPVEKFRLLSAQEQAGRGRSDVEIVIVCVGRVRENNLTALCHDYAGRIERCGHAVKVIEVKEEPGGRPDDLVVGRESARLAERIPAGAWTVAMDLRGQVMTSRKFAAGFGRLVERGTRSVCFLIGGPLGLSADLLASCRQRLALSRMTLTHEMARLLLLEQLYRANTIIRGEPYHK